The Pseudomonas sp. DG56-2 genome contains a region encoding:
- the rarD gene encoding EamA family transporter RarD: protein MHRPATPNASLGVLLNVLASVLFALMYAYTHLLDPLDGEEIYGWRILLTVPCLTLMVLASGHWHEVRRLFQRLFEERWFWAVRLISAALLGVQLWLFMWAPINGYGLDVSLGYFLMPLTMVIVGRLAFNDSISRLQLLACGLAALGIINQIAIAKAISWPVLAVALGYPLYFWLRRVSDSNNMGGLWFDMSLSLPVSLGLVLKGGVVLAAAGSGSSLPWLVVGLGAISASALALQALSGPRLNLTLFGLLIYVEPILLVLAAIMLGESIAAAQWPTYIAIWLAVLVLVMEGGLSLSNNRRATRQAAVLAKVDS, encoded by the coding sequence ATGCACCGGCCCGCCACCCCCAACGCCTCGCTTGGCGTACTGCTCAACGTACTCGCGTCGGTACTGTTTGCGCTGATGTACGCCTACACCCACCTGCTTGATCCCCTCGACGGTGAAGAAATCTATGGCTGGCGCATTCTGCTGACCGTGCCGTGCCTGACGCTGATGGTGCTTGCCAGTGGTCACTGGCACGAAGTCCGTCGGCTTTTCCAGCGGTTGTTCGAAGAACGCTGGTTCTGGGCTGTGCGCCTGATCTCGGCGGCGCTGCTTGGCGTTCAGTTGTGGTTGTTCATGTGGGCACCGATCAATGGCTATGGCCTCGATGTCTCGCTGGGCTACTTCCTCATGCCACTGACCATGGTGATCGTCGGCCGCCTGGCTTTCAATGACAGCATCAGCCGCCTGCAACTGCTGGCGTGCGGGTTGGCGGCGTTGGGCATCATTAACCAGATCGCAATTGCCAAGGCCATCAGTTGGCCGGTGTTGGCGGTGGCGCTGGGGTATCCGTTGTACTTCTGGCTGCGCCGGGTCAGTGACAGCAACAATATGGGCGGGCTGTGGTTCGACATGAGCCTGAGCTTGCCGGTCAGCCTGGGGCTGGTGCTCAAGGGCGGGGTAGTGCTGGCAGCTGCAGGCAGCGGCTCCTCGCTGCCATGGCTGGTGGTCGGGCTGGGCGCCATCAGTGCATCAGCCCTGGCCCTGCAAGCGCTGTCGGGGCCGCGGCTGAACTTGACGCTGTTTGGCCTGCTGATCTACGTTGAACCCATCCTTCTGGTGCTGGCGGCGATTATGCTCGGTGAAAGCATCGCTGCGGCGCAATGGCCCACCTACATTGCCATTTGGCTAGCCGTGCTGGTCCTTGTGATGGAAGGCGGCCTGAGCCTGAGCAACAACCGTCGCGCTACTCGCCAAGCCGCTGTTCTCGCGAAGGTGGATAGCTGA
- a CDS encoding Lrp/AsnC family transcriptional regulator, producing MKPALDDFDLALLDALQQDNSLALRQLAEQVHLSTASVQRRIQRLNASGVIQANAAVIDPERIGQVITLMVEVHAERTQSPDLELMKQTFSGPEIQQCYYVTGDADFMLVLTVASMSEYQALTQRLFHDNPNVKWFRTIVVLERVKSTLQVPIDRSQR from the coding sequence ATGAAACCTGCATTGGATGACTTCGACCTGGCCTTGCTCGACGCCCTGCAGCAAGACAACAGCCTGGCCCTGCGCCAACTTGCTGAGCAAGTTCACCTTTCCACCGCATCGGTGCAACGGCGGATTCAGCGATTGAACGCCAGTGGCGTTATCCAGGCCAATGCGGCGGTGATCGACCCGGAAAGAATCGGCCAGGTCATTACCTTGATGGTCGAGGTGCATGCCGAACGTACCCAGTCGCCGGATCTGGAACTGATGAAGCAGACCTTCTCCGGACCCGAGATCCAGCAGTGCTACTACGTGACCGGCGACGCCGACTTCATGCTGGTGCTCACCGTGGCAAGCATGAGCGAGTACCAGGCGCTGACCCAGCGGTTATTCCATGACAACCCGAACGTGAAGTGGTTTCGGACCATTGTCGTGCTGGAACGGGTGAAGTCGACGTTGCAGGTGCCTATTGATAGATCGCAGCGCTGA
- a CDS encoding FAD/FMN-containing dehydrogenase has product MKYAIALLLSLSPLLVQAVEVGEQLTPWTLLDQYDQAYSLNDQTRTLLVASNMDGAKLVKAALEDRPKGYLEARNTVFVADIQRMPALISKLFAIPAMRDYSYRVLLDRDGSVATRYAPAEDKVLWLQLDKGQVVSQREYTSADELRQALEKQ; this is encoded by the coding sequence GTGAAATACGCCATCGCACTACTGCTGAGTTTGTCCCCGCTCCTGGTCCAGGCGGTCGAAGTTGGTGAGCAGCTCACACCCTGGACGCTGCTCGACCAATACGACCAGGCCTATAGCCTCAACGATCAGACCCGTACCTTGTTGGTGGCGAGCAACATGGACGGCGCCAAGTTGGTCAAGGCTGCTTTGGAAGACCGTCCCAAGGGTTATCTGGAAGCGCGTAATACCGTGTTCGTTGCCGATATCCAGCGTATGCCGGCGTTGATTTCCAAGCTTTTCGCCATTCCGGCCATGCGTGACTACAGCTACCGGGTGTTGCTGGACCGTGACGGCAGCGTAGCAACGCGCTATGCCCCTGCCGAAGACAAAGTACTGTGGCTGCAGTTGGACAAGGGGCAGGTGGTCAGCCAGCGTGAGTACACCAGCGCAGACGAATTGCGCCAGGCACTGGAAAAGCAGTGA